A section of the Schistosoma haematobium chromosome ZW, whole genome shotgun sequence genome encodes:
- the TMEM35A_1 gene encoding Transmembrane protein 35A, variant 2 (EggNog:ENOG410VFY4~COG:S~BUSCO:EOG091G0TZU), translating into MSSTALTAISVAVGVFFVFFGTLKLGPLFSDELYRSVRKNFIRMFKTFPFSSFTGWNPNPHVIRRVYGTTEVVGGIVLAACSGTAQDVSNVILLSLMLFHLFSIWRVADGLKEASNLIVLCLMLTCRFIIRIQLIQKNEEMTENNEYLKNDIRRRIVLLQEELQKMNTFNNNNNNNNNNNNNNNNNSSNTNKTENDTHKVE; encoded by the exons ATGTCCAGTACTGCTTTAACTGCGATTTCTGTGGCCGTAGGAGTATTTTTCGTATTCTTTGGGACGTTAAAGCTTGGTCCATTATTTTCTGATGAGCTTTATCGCAGTGTG AGAAAAAACTTCATTAGGATGTTCAAGACGTTTCCGTTTAGTTCGTTTACTGGTTGGAATCCGAATCCTCATGTAATTAGACGAGTTTATGGAACGACTGAAGTTGTCGGTGGTATTGTACTTGCAGCTTGTTCTGGGACTGCACAGGATGTTAGCAATGTTATACTGCTTAGTCTTATGCTATTCCATCTATTTAGTATATGGCGCGTAGCAGATGGACTAAAAGAAGCTTCTAATCTCATTGTTTTATGTTTGATGCTAACATGCAGGTTTATTATACGGATTCAA CTTATTCAAAAGAATGAAGAGATGACggaaaataatgaatatcttAAGAATGATATAAGAAGACGTATTGTTCTCCTACAGGAGGAATTGCAGAAAATGAAcacttttaataataataataataataataataataataataataataataataataatagcagcAACACTAATAAAACAGAAAACGACACACACAAAGTAGAATGA
- the TMEM35A_1 gene encoding Transmembrane protein 35A (EggNog:ENOG410VFY4~COG:S), with the protein MFKTFPFSSFTGWNPNPHVIRRVYGTTEVVGGIVLAACSGTAQDVSNVILLSLMLFHLFSIWRVADGLKEASNLIVLCLMLTCRFIIRIQLIQKNEEMTENNEYLKNDIRRRIVLLQEELQKMNTFNNNNNNNNNNNNNNNNNSSNTNKTENDTHKVE; encoded by the exons ATGTTCAAGACGTTTCCGTTTAGTTCGTTTACTGGTTGGAATCCGAATCCTCATGTAATTAGACGAGTTTATGGAACGACTGAAGTTGTCGGTGGTATTGTACTTGCAGCTTGTTCTGGGACTGCACAGGATGTTAGCAATGTTATACTGCTTAGTCTTATGCTATTCCATCTATTTAGTATATGGCGCGTAGCAGATGGACTAAAAGAAGCTTCTAATCTCATTGTTTTATGTTTGATGCTAACATGCAGGTTTATTATACGGATTCAA CTTATTCAAAAGAATGAAGAGATGACggaaaataatgaatatcttAAGAATGATATAAGAAGACGTATTGTTCTCCTACAGGAGGAATTGCAGAAAATGAAcacttttaataataataataataataataataataataataataataataataataatagcagcAACACTAATAAAACAGAAAACGACACACACAAAGTAGAATGA